A single genomic interval of Salmo trutta chromosome 13, fSalTru1.1, whole genome shotgun sequence harbors:
- the LOC115205297 gene encoding four and a half LIM domains protein 1 isoform X1, with protein MAYRLSGPRSYATSTMTERFDCYYCRDNLHGKKYIKKDEKHVCTKCFDKLCANTCAECRRPIGADAKELNHKNRHWHEDCFRCAKCYKPLANEPFSARDDGKIMCGKCGSREDGNRCQACYKVVMPGTQNVEYKKKVWHEECFTCFECKQPIRSQSFLNKGDDIYCGPCHDKKFAKKCFHCKQPITSGGISYQDQPWHSECFVCRTCRKNLAGTRFTSHEEHVYCVDCYKTSVAKQCNGCKNPITGFGHGTNVVNYEGHSWHEYCFNCKKCSLSLANKRFVINGENIYCPDCAKKL; from the exons GACCCAGGAGCTACGCTACTTCCACCATGACTGAACGCTTCGACTGTTACTACTGCCGTGACAACCTGCACGGGAAGAAGTATATTAAGAAGGACGAGAAGCACGTGTGTACAAAGTGCTTCGACAAGCTCTGCGCCAACACCTGCGCAGAATGCCGTCGCCCCATTGGGGCTGATGCCAag GAGCTGAACCATAAGAACCGCCACTGGCATGAGGACTGCTTCCGCTGCGCCAAGTGCTACAAGCCCCTGGCCAACGAGCCCTTCAGCGCCAGGGACGACGGCAAGATCATGTGTGGCAAGTGTGGCTCCCGCGAGGATGGCAACCGGTGCCAGGCCTGCTACAAGGTGGTCATGCCAG GCACCCAGAACGTGGAGTATAAGAAGAAGGTGTGGCATGAGGAGTGCTTCACCTGCTTTGAGTGCAAGCAGCCAATCCGCTCACAGAGCTTCTTGAACAAGGGCGATGACATCTACTGCGGCCCGTGCCACGACAAGAAGTTTGCCAAGAAATGCTTCCACTGCAAGCAG CCCATCACTTCAGGTGGTATAAGCTACCAGGATCAGCCATGGCACTCTGAGTGCTTTGTGTGTCGTACCTGCCGTAAGAACCTGGCCGGAACCCGCTTCACCTCCCACGAAGAGCACGTCTACTGTGTGGACTGCTACAAGACCTCCGTTGCCAAGCAGTGCAACGGCTGCAAGAACCCCATCACAG GGTTTGGCCATGGGACCAACGTGGTGAACTACGAGGGTCACTCCTGGCACGAGTACTGCTTCAACTGCAAGAAATGCTCCCTCTCCCTGGCCAACAAGCGCTTTGTCATCAACGGAGAGAACATCTACTGCCCTGACTGTGCTAAGAAGCTGTGA
- the LOC115205297 gene encoding four and a half LIM domains protein 1 isoform X2, with protein sequence MTERFDCYYCRDNLHGKKYIKKDEKHVCTKCFDKLCANTCAECRRPIGADAKELNHKNRHWHEDCFRCAKCYKPLANEPFSARDDGKIMCGKCGSREDGNRCQACYKVVMPGTQNVEYKKKVWHEECFTCFECKQPIRSQSFLNKGDDIYCGPCHDKKFAKKCFHCKQPITSGGISYQDQPWHSECFVCRTCRKNLAGTRFTSHEEHVYCVDCYKTSVAKQCNGCKNPITGFGHGTNVVNYEGHSWHEYCFNCKKCSLSLANKRFVINGENIYCPDCAKKL encoded by the exons ATGACTGAACGCTTCGACTGTTACTACTGCCGTGACAACCTGCACGGGAAGAAGTATATTAAGAAGGACGAGAAGCACGTGTGTACAAAGTGCTTCGACAAGCTCTGCGCCAACACCTGCGCAGAATGCCGTCGCCCCATTGGGGCTGATGCCAag GAGCTGAACCATAAGAACCGCCACTGGCATGAGGACTGCTTCCGCTGCGCCAAGTGCTACAAGCCCCTGGCCAACGAGCCCTTCAGCGCCAGGGACGACGGCAAGATCATGTGTGGCAAGTGTGGCTCCCGCGAGGATGGCAACCGGTGCCAGGCCTGCTACAAGGTGGTCATGCCAG GCACCCAGAACGTGGAGTATAAGAAGAAGGTGTGGCATGAGGAGTGCTTCACCTGCTTTGAGTGCAAGCAGCCAATCCGCTCACAGAGCTTCTTGAACAAGGGCGATGACATCTACTGCGGCCCGTGCCACGACAAGAAGTTTGCCAAGAAATGCTTCCACTGCAAGCAG CCCATCACTTCAGGTGGTATAAGCTACCAGGATCAGCCATGGCACTCTGAGTGCTTTGTGTGTCGTACCTGCCGTAAGAACCTGGCCGGAACCCGCTTCACCTCCCACGAAGAGCACGTCTACTGTGTGGACTGCTACAAGACCTCCGTTGCCAAGCAGTGCAACGGCTGCAAGAACCCCATCACAG GGTTTGGCCATGGGACCAACGTGGTGAACTACGAGGGTCACTCCTGGCACGAGTACTGCTTCAACTGCAAGAAATGCTCCCTCTCCCTGGCCAACAAGCGCTTTGTCATCAACGGAGAGAACATCTACTGCCCTGACTGTGCTAAGAAGCTGTGA